From the genome of Clostridia bacterium, one region includes:
- a CDS encoding carbohydrate ABC transporter permease yields MSPMNKKALKKILFYVGLIAFLGAILFPFFIMLMVSIKSTNEAIHFPPTFLPKNITLEHYKNIFNPKIFPFLTYFKNSMYISVLVSTISVSFGILGGYSLSKLKFMGRTVINNSFYTVYMFSGILLVVPLFKIISSIGLYNHREALIITMIVQTLPTAVYMLKSFFDTIPAEIEEAGRIDGLNRMQLITHIIIPLSLSGIVSVFVYAFMVSWNDYLFASIFLSSSDLFTLSIGLNSLFNRADYIWGRMMASSIVTSIPVVLMYAASELLMRKGATEGGVKG; encoded by the coding sequence ATGTCGCCAATGAATAAGAAGGCTTTGAAAAAAATACTATTTTATGTCGGTTTAATAGCATTTTTGGGGGCAATTTTATTTCCTTTCTTTATAATGCTTATGGTTTCCATAAAATCAACAAATGAGGCTATACATTTTCCACCGACATTTCTGCCTAAAAATATAACTCTAGAGCACTATAAGAATATTTTTAATCCGAAAATATTCCCTTTCTTAACATATTTCAAAAACAGTATGTATATTTCTGTTTTGGTATCCACTATATCCGTATCATTTGGGATATTAGGAGGGTATAGCCTATCGAAGCTGAAATTTATGGGGAGAACAGTCATTAACAATAGCTTTTATACAGTATATATGTTTTCCGGTATACTTTTGGTGGTGCCTTTGTTTAAAATAATTTCATCTATAGGATTATACAACCATAGAGAGGCACTCATTATTACAATGATTGTGCAGACGCTTCCGACGGCTGTTTATATGTTAAAAAGCTTTTTTGACACAATACCCGCCGAAATAGAGGAAGCAGGCCGAATTGACGGTCTTAATAGGATGCAGCTTATTACTCATATAATTATTCCGCTCTCATTATCCGGTATCGTTTCAGTTTTCGTGTACGCCTTTATGGTTTCATGGAATGACTATTTGTTTGCATCCATTTTCCTAAGCTCGTCAGATCTGTTTACATTGTCTATAGGCTTAAATTCGTTGTTTAACCGGGCTGATTACATCTGGGGCAGAATGATGGCGTCTTCTATAGTGACTTCAATACCAGTTGTCCTGATGTATGCGGCTAGTGAGCTGCTTATGCGAAAGGGCGCAACAGAGGGCGGAGTAAAGGGTTAA
- a CDS encoding alpha-glucosidase/alpha-galactosidase — MKYLGNSCSDINICYIGGGSQGWAWKLMSDLYLEESLSGTVRLYDIDQESAKTNAIIGNTISGYEGAKGHWVYKSVPTLQEGLSGADFVIISILPGTFKEMYSDVHTPEKYNIFQSVGDTTGPGGLFRALRTIPMYEEIANSIKKYAKDAWVINYTNPMSICVGALYAVFPEIKAFGCCHEVFGAQRLLLMALKEFEGIEETDRHNIRTNVLGINHFTWIDEASYKTYDLMPIYDKFVQRHYNEGICDKVTDIHFMSKNRVKFDLYRKYGIIAAAGDRHLAEFVPDYIRNEETVREWGFSLTPVDWRIENKAMLMKLSKEYVSKEKIIPIEESGEEGVRQIKALLGLEDLITNVNLPNDNQLVCDKGVVVETNALFTRNKVRPLLAGKLPDEISLMMNVHMNNQKMILKAGLERDKKLAFAAFLNDPLVKNISVDQAKALFNEMFSNTREYLAEYDPAPIR; from the coding sequence ATGAAATATTTGGGAAACAGCTGCTCCGATATTAACATTTGTTACATTGGCGGTGGTTCACAAGGCTGGGCATGGAAATTGATGAGTGATTTATACTTGGAGGAAAGCCTGTCTGGTACGGTTAGACTTTACGATATTGATCAAGAATCTGCTAAAACAAATGCCATTATCGGGAATACTATTTCGGGGTATGAGGGGGCAAAGGGTCACTGGGTTTACAAAAGTGTCCCTACGCTGCAGGAAGGCTTGTCAGGGGCCGATTTTGTCATTATCTCCATTTTGCCTGGAACGTTTAAGGAAATGTACTCGGACGTTCACACCCCTGAGAAATATAATATATTTCAGTCTGTAGGCGACACAACAGGACCTGGCGGCTTATTCAGAGCTTTGAGAACAATTCCGATGTATGAGGAAATTGCAAACTCCATTAAGAAATATGCCAAGGATGCATGGGTTATAAATTATACCAACCCTATGTCTATTTGTGTTGGTGCGTTGTATGCTGTTTTTCCGGAGATAAAGGCTTTTGGCTGCTGTCACGAGGTTTTTGGCGCACAAAGGCTGCTGCTGATGGCTTTAAAGGAATTTGAGGGCATAGAGGAAACAGATAGACACAATATAAGGACTAATGTCTTAGGAATCAATCATTTCACATGGATTGATGAGGCCAGCTACAAAACCTATGATTTAATGCCTATTTACGATAAATTCGTACAAAGACATTATAATGAGGGTATTTGTGATAAGGTTACGGATATTCACTTTATGTCCAAAAATCGAGTTAAGTTTGATTTATATAGGAAATATGGCATTATTGCTGCGGCTGGGGATAGACACCTTGCGGAGTTTGTGCCTGATTATATAAGAAATGAAGAAACAGTGCGAGAGTGGGGTTTCAGCCTTACTCCGGTTGATTGGCGCATAGAAAATAAAGCAATGCTTATGAAGCTGAGCAAAGAATATGTAAGTAAAGAGAAAATAATACCTATTGAAGAGTCCGGCGAAGAGGGCGTGCGACAAATAAAAGCACTGCTCGGCTTGGAGGATTTAATAACAAATGTAAACCTGCCTAACGATAATCAGCTGGTTTGTGACAAAGGAGTAGTTGTTGAGACTAATGCGCTGTTTACAAGAAATAAGGTTCGCCCATTGCTGGCAGGGAAACTGCCGGATGAAATCAGTTTGATGATGAACGTTCATATGAATAACCAGAAAATGATACTTAAGGCGGGGCTTGAAAGAGACAAAAAGCTGGCTTTTGCTGCATTTTTAAACGATCCATTAGTTAAGAACATTAGTGTTGACCAGGCAAAAGCGTTATTTAATGAGATGTTTTCAAATACTCGCGAATATTTGGCTGAGTATGACCCTGCTCCGATTAGATAG
- a CDS encoding sugar ABC transporter permease: protein MKRLKDSHFGYLLLAPSILLVILLIGYPMINNIIISFQKIPLNPKLPSDFIGLKNYTSTFLDKNFYSSLITTVLFTATVVTLSTALGLFAAMYINREFRFKKLVKALIILPYIVPAISLIFSWKYMFNNTYGVINYIFVDILHMFKVAPLWFDNKYSSLALVVLFSVWRFFPYAFIAFYAILQTIDNSLYEAAEIDGANRWYKFKSITIPEIMPVLATVVTLRTIWVFYMFTEVFLLTKEVNTISVYLYQVAFARKDMGKAAAISIILFAIVFTIILNGRKRVLKDVANE, encoded by the coding sequence GTGAAAAGATTAAAAGACTCACATTTCGGATATCTCTTATTAGCACCTAGTATTTTGCTTGTTATACTATTAATCGGGTATCCCATGATCAACAACATTATTATCAGTTTTCAAAAGATACCGCTGAATCCAAAACTTCCATCGGATTTTATAGGTTTGAAAAATTATACAAGTACATTTTTAGATAAAAATTTTTATTCATCATTAATTACGACAGTGTTGTTTACTGCTACAGTGGTTACACTTAGCACAGCATTAGGGCTGTTTGCTGCTATGTATATAAACAGGGAATTCCGATTTAAAAAATTAGTGAAGGCATTAATTATTTTGCCTTATATCGTTCCGGCGATTTCTTTAATATTCTCTTGGAAGTATATGTTTAACAACACATATGGTGTAATTAACTACATCTTTGTTGACATTTTACATATGTTTAAGGTTGCCCCTCTTTGGTTTGATAACAAGTACAGCTCGTTGGCATTAGTTGTACTATTTTCTGTGTGGAGATTTTTCCCTTATGCGTTTATAGCATTTTATGCAATACTGCAGACTATAGATAATAGTCTATACGAAGCAGCAGAAATTGACGGTGCCAACAGGTGGTATAAGTTCAAATCTATTACAATACCTGAAATAATGCCTGTGCTTGCAACAGTAGTTACCCTTAGGACAATTTGGGTTTTCTATATGTTTACAGAAGTTTTCCTTCTGACAAAGGAAGTCAATACCATAAGCGTTTATCTATATCAGGTTGCATTTGCAAGAAAAGACATGGGCAAGGCAGCCGCTATTTCCATTATTTTATTTGCTATAGTATTTACGATTATACTTAATGGTAGAAAGAGGGTGCTCAAAGATGTCGCCAATGAATAA
- a CDS encoding Gfo/Idh/MocA family oxidoreductase translates to MKETVNFAIIGCGSISKTHIAALKEIGEAKLVAVFDRTIEKAEAVGAYENAKAYSDFDLLLADKDVDAVIILTASGMHADMGIKAAKAKKHVIVEKPIDINVNKARLLVDECKKNNVKLSCIFQHRFDADTIALKKAIEENKLGQLNSGCCHTKWFRSQEYYDEVAWRGTKKLDGGGALINQSIHQLDLFQYLMGDVEEVFGYAETRAHVRIDVEDVAMAVLKFKNGAIGVLEANVCAYPGFYTRIDVCGSDGTVILENNTVQQWKLKNGEEYVGSKTELPHKIQLEEIVHAIKENREPLVNGEEALKSLILVDAIYQSSLTGKPAKIDYNI, encoded by the coding sequence ATGAAGGAAACTGTAAATTTTGCCATTATTGGCTGTGGCTCAATATCTAAGACACATATTGCGGCATTGAAGGAAATAGGCGAAGCGAAATTAGTCGCCGTATTTGATAGGACCATAGAAAAAGCAGAGGCTGTAGGGGCTTACGAGAATGCAAAGGCTTATAGCGATTTTGACTTATTGCTGGCAGACAAGGATGTTGATGCAGTAATCATTTTAACAGCCAGCGGAATGCACGCAGATATGGGAATAAAAGCAGCTAAGGCAAAAAAGCACGTTATAGTGGAAAAGCCCATTGATATTAATGTCAATAAAGCAAGACTCTTAGTAGATGAATGCAAGAAGAACAACGTTAAGCTAAGCTGTATCTTCCAACATCGCTTTGACGCTGATACTATAGCCCTGAAAAAAGCTATAGAAGAAAACAAGCTGGGGCAGCTAAATTCAGGTTGTTGTCATACAAAATGGTTTCGCTCTCAGGAGTATTACGACGAGGTTGCCTGGAGAGGAACAAAGAAGCTGGACGGCGGTGGTGCACTTATTAATCAGAGCATACATCAGCTGGATTTATTTCAATATTTGATGGGTGATGTAGAAGAGGTTTTCGGCTACGCAGAAACTCGTGCACACGTTAGAATTGACGTGGAGGACGTTGCAATGGCTGTATTGAAATTCAAAAATGGTGCAATAGGAGTTCTGGAGGCTAATGTTTGCGCGTATCCCGGATTTTACACCAGGATAGATGTATGCGGCAGCGACGGTACTGTTATTTTGGAAAACAACACCGTTCAGCAATGGAAGCTGAAAAATGGTGAGGAATATGTAGGCTCAAAAACTGAACTTCCCCACAAAATTCAACTTGAGGAAATTGTTCATGCAATTAAGGAAAACAGAGAACCATTGGTAAACGGTGAGGAAGCGTTGAAATCATTAATATTAGTTGATGCAATATATCAATCAAGTTTGACAGGCAAACCTGCAAAGATTGATTACAATATTTAA
- a CDS encoding altronate dehydratase family protein, producing the protein MNNFLKINEKDNVVVALVDLHEGETSDGILLLEEIGRGHKIACKDIAEGEDVIKYGAPIGEALCAIQKGNLVHTHNVKTKLDASNEYTYQPKFEQKKRAMEEQEIQIYYRKNGDIGIRNELWIVPTVGCVNSTAYKIAETFKNSQPTDAIDGVFVFGHTYGCSQMGDDLENTKISLQGIAKHPNAGGVLVLGLGCENNQLSTFIHTLGDYDSERIKFLESQEVEDEIQEGVLILKQLYDLMKNDKRKRGKLSQLKIGLKCGGSDGFSGITANPLLGEFSDYINSCGGTTVLTEVPEMFGAETILMSRAQNEVVYNNIVKMINDFKTYYKNHGQVIYENPSPGNKKGGITTLEDKSLGCTQKAGHSKVMDVVRVGDTLKVKGLNLLSAPGNDLVATTSLGIVGCHMVLFTTGRGTPFGGFIPTVKISTNSELAEKKKHWIDFDAGKLFGDSTMSTLLEQFIQYIIQVVNGEKTSNEKNGAREIALFKSGVTL; encoded by the coding sequence ATGAACAACTTCCTGAAAATCAATGAAAAAGACAATGTTGTTGTTGCTCTGGTAGACCTTCATGAAGGTGAAACATCAGATGGCATCCTTTTGTTGGAAGAAATAGGTCGTGGTCATAAAATTGCTTGTAAGGACATTGCTGAGGGAGAAGATGTTATTAAGTATGGGGCACCAATCGGTGAAGCACTCTGTGCGATCCAAAAGGGGAACCTGGTACATACACATAATGTAAAGACAAAGTTAGATGCTTCAAATGAATATACTTATCAACCAAAATTTGAACAGAAGAAAAGGGCAATGGAGGAGCAGGAAATCCAAATTTATTACCGCAAAAACGGTGATATTGGAATCCGGAATGAGCTCTGGATTGTGCCAACTGTTGGATGTGTGAACAGTACAGCCTATAAGATAGCGGAGACTTTTAAAAATTCTCAGCCTACGGATGCGATTGACGGTGTTTTTGTTTTTGGACACACCTATGGCTGCTCTCAAATGGGAGACGATCTTGAGAATACAAAAATTTCTTTACAGGGTATAGCGAAGCACCCAAATGCAGGGGGGGTCCTTGTTCTGGGACTTGGCTGTGAAAACAATCAACTTAGCACCTTTATACATACCTTGGGAGATTATGACTCAGAACGCATCAAGTTCTTGGAAAGCCAAGAAGTTGAAGACGAAATACAAGAAGGAGTCCTAATTTTAAAGCAGCTATATGACTTAATGAAAAATGATAAAAGGAAAAGAGGCAAGCTCTCCCAGCTGAAAATAGGACTAAAATGCGGTGGTTCAGATGGCTTCAGTGGGATTACTGCTAATCCTTTGCTTGGAGAGTTTTCGGATTATATAAATAGCTGTGGAGGGACTACTGTTTTAACAGAGGTGCCTGAAATGTTCGGCGCAGAAACAATTTTGATGAGCCGTGCCCAGAATGAAGTTGTTTACAATAACATTGTCAAGATGATCAACGATTTCAAAACCTATTACAAAAATCATGGTCAGGTCATTTATGAAAACCCTTCGCCTGGTAATAAAAAAGGCGGAATTACAACCCTGGAGGATAAATCTTTAGGCTGTACGCAAAAAGCAGGCCACTCAAAGGTCATGGATGTTGTAAGGGTAGGAGATACACTAAAAGTTAAAGGGCTTAACCTATTGAGTGCACCGGGCAATGACTTGGTCGCAACGACCTCTTTAGGAATTGTCGGTTGTCATATGGTTTTGTTCACAACAGGCAGAGGGACACCTTTTGGTGGTTTTATCCCAACTGTTAAGATTTCCACTAACTCAGAATTAGCAGAAAAAAAGAAGCACTGGATTGATTTTGATGCAGGCAAACTCTTCGGAGATAGTACGATGAGCACATTGTTAGAACAATTCATCCAATATATTATTCAAGTCGTGAACGGTGAAAAAACCAGCAACGAAAAAAATGGAGCAAGAGAAATCGCTCTGTTTAAATCAGGGGTGACCCTATAA
- a CDS encoding zinc-binding alcohol dehydrogenase, which produces MKSLRLTSNEDAKLYLLEEEVGEPTNTQVQVEVTASVVSPGTERAFILSMENTDRNYPRTLGYSVAGIVTKVGSDVAGFKAGDRVAGILAHRTIGNIEQHNLVHIPDEVTFEEAAFVRIGVISMQAIRKARIELGEGVLVFGLGLIGQVAMQLAKANGAVPIIGIDVVKSKLELAKSNGCTYVFNANMENLEQEFKKTNNGNLPQVVIESTGFPKPIELSLQYAQNFGRVIILGSTRGNSEINFYRDVHKKGLVIIGAHISTNPMVQSYPAHWSFRDNATCFLNLLKEKRINVTSLISQKESYEKFNDIYKNVLGKNDDYITSVITWR; this is translated from the coding sequence ATGAAGAGCTTAAGACTAACATCAAATGAGGATGCTAAGCTGTATTTATTGGAAGAAGAGGTAGGGGAGCCAACCAATACACAGGTTCAAGTGGAAGTAACAGCATCTGTAGTAAGTCCCGGTACCGAAAGAGCTTTTATATTGAGTATGGAAAACACCGATAGAAACTATCCAAGAACACTTGGCTACAGCGTTGCAGGCATAGTCACGAAAGTAGGCAGTGACGTTGCAGGGTTTAAAGCAGGGGATAGAGTTGCAGGAATACTAGCCCATAGGACTATAGGCAATATAGAGCAGCACAATTTAGTGCATATACCTGATGAAGTAACCTTTGAAGAAGCTGCTTTTGTAAGAATAGGCGTTATTTCCATGCAGGCTATCAGAAAAGCGAGAATAGAGCTGGGCGAAGGAGTTTTGGTTTTTGGTCTGGGACTGATAGGACAAGTTGCCATGCAGCTTGCAAAGGCTAACGGCGCTGTGCCGATAATAGGGATAGATGTAGTAAAGAGCAAGCTTGAATTGGCTAAAAGCAATGGCTGTACATATGTATTTAATGCAAATATGGAAAACCTGGAGCAGGAATTCAAGAAAACAAACAATGGCAATTTGCCCCAGGTAGTAATTGAGTCAACAGGGTTTCCTAAACCTATAGAGCTATCGCTGCAGTATGCACAGAATTTTGGCAGGGTTATAATTTTGGGTAGTACTCGCGGCAACTCGGAAATCAACTTTTACAGAGATGTGCATAAAAAGGGGCTTGTAATTATCGGAGCACACATTTCCACCAATCCAATGGTGCAATCGTATCCGGCACATTGGTCCTTCAGGGATAATGCTACTTGCTTTTTAAACCTTCTAAAAGAAAAAAGAATAAATGTTACCTCTTTGATATCACAAAAGGAAAGCTATGAGAAATTTAACGATATTTATAAAAATGTATTAGGAAAAAATGATGATTATATTACCTCCGTTATTACTTGGAGATAG
- a CDS encoding tagaturonate reductase has translation MENLNQFIVEKKKRPIKILQFGDGNFLRAFVEWVLQCANDQGFINTNVAVVRPLERGKVKVSDLKQQDGLYTLYLQGMQQGEMISQKSVIDVLGDFINPYTEYEGYLKYAESEELRFIISNTTEAGIVLDSKDTVLDQCPNSFPGKLLALLFRRYKHFRGDYSKGLILLPCELIDHNGAELKKVLNELAAINHLDSEFLNWLNEANTFCDTLVDRIVPGYPKDEIEQRTKELGYIDYFVVKGEVFHLWVIQAGDEVAKEFPVNRANLNILFVEDLAPYKERKVRILNGAHTALVPVAYLYGIDTVKEAVEDPIVGTFLQHIIFQEIIPTLNLPQNELDQFAKDVLERFKNPFIRHELLSIALNATTKYKTRNLPSVLQYIEKKGSLPKGLIFSLAALLVFFKGKRGEQDILLQDNPEFLELYKKLWAKYDGSYTSVKKLVEEFLGLKSHWGVDLNTIEGFKGAVSENVYAILSEGMETSLKRVIS, from the coding sequence ATGGAAAATCTGAATCAATTCATCGTAGAAAAAAAGAAACGTCCTATAAAGATACTGCAATTTGGTGATGGCAATTTCTTAAGAGCTTTTGTAGAATGGGTTTTACAATGTGCCAATGATCAAGGATTTATAAATACCAATGTTGCGGTAGTGCGGCCGCTGGAAAGAGGGAAAGTAAAAGTAAGCGACCTTAAACAGCAAGATGGCTTATATACCTTATACCTGCAGGGGATGCAGCAAGGCGAAATGATCAGTCAAAAATCAGTCATTGATGTGCTGGGGGATTTTATCAACCCCTATACAGAATATGAAGGATATCTGAAATACGCAGAGAGTGAAGAGCTTCGTTTCATTATATCCAATACAACAGAAGCAGGTATCGTATTAGATTCAAAGGATACCGTTCTGGATCAATGTCCGAACTCGTTCCCGGGTAAATTATTGGCGCTGCTCTTCAGGAGATATAAGCATTTCAGGGGTGATTACAGCAAGGGTTTAATCCTACTGCCCTGCGAGTTGATTGATCATAACGGAGCTGAACTGAAGAAAGTACTCAATGAACTAGCTGCAATAAACCATTTGGATTCAGAATTTCTGAATTGGTTAAATGAAGCTAATACCTTTTGTGATACCTTGGTTGATAGGATTGTTCCAGGGTATCCCAAAGATGAAATAGAGCAAAGGACAAAAGAACTGGGCTATATCGATTATTTCGTTGTAAAAGGAGAGGTTTTTCATTTATGGGTGATTCAGGCGGGAGACGAGGTAGCCAAAGAATTTCCCGTTAACCGGGCAAATCTAAATATCCTGTTTGTTGAAGATCTTGCGCCCTATAAAGAAAGAAAAGTAAGAATACTTAACGGCGCACATACGGCTTTAGTACCTGTGGCGTATTTATATGGAATTGATACAGTTAAAGAAGCTGTGGAAGATCCGATTGTGGGGACCTTTTTACAGCATATTATATTTCAGGAAATTATTCCAACTTTGAATTTGCCTCAGAATGAGTTAGACCAATTTGCAAAAGATGTTCTGGAACGCTTTAAGAACCCTTTTATCAGACATGAGCTGCTGTCCATAGCCTTAAATGCAACAACAAAATACAAAACAAGAAATTTACCTTCAGTCCTTCAGTATATTGAGAAAAAAGGAAGCTTGCCAAAGGGACTTATATTCTCACTTGCTGCCTTGTTGGTGTTTTTTAAAGGTAAAAGAGGTGAACAGGATATCTTGTTGCAGGATAACCCTGAATTTTTAGAGTTGTATAAAAAGCTATGGGCTAAGTACGATGGTTCTTATACAAGCGTGAAAAAGCTTGTCGAAGAGTTCCTCGGGTTAAAAAGTCATTGGGGAGTGGATTTAAATACTATTGAAGGCTTTAAAGGAGCTGTATCAGAAAATGTATACGCAATTCTAAGTGAAGGAATGGAAACGTCTTTAAAGAGGGTGATTTCATGA